TCATATATGATATCAGAGCCAGACCAAGAAAAATATCATCTTTAACAGGAAGTAAAGGTAACGTATTAAGCTTAGACATTGCTTTTTAATTTGTCATAACAATTGTCATTTGTTaatatgtcataatttactgtgttgtttatagtgtaattaaataaaaacaacttaacCGTGagcaaagatttttttctgatcaGACCTGCAGATGGTGAACATCGCGTTGCGTGTGCTGTCGCGACCTGTGGCCTCCAACCTTCCCATCTTGTACCAGCATCTGGGGAAGGATTATGATGAGCGTGTGCTGCCGTCCATTGTCAATGAGGTTCTAAAGAGTGTGGTAGCCAAGTTCAATGCTTCCCAACTCATCACACAAAGAGCCCAGGTTAGTTTTCTCCACCCCAGTCGCGACTCGTGAATTACACATTTTCAAGGTTGGTGCTAATTTTTGTTCAATCTGAATAGGTGTCTCTGCTGATCAGACGGGAGCTGTTTGAACGCGCTAAGGACTTTAACATTATTCTCGATGATGTGGCCATCACAGAGTTGAGCTTCAGCAGAGAGTACACAGCAGCTGTGGAGGCCAAACAAGTTGGTAGGTATAAAGAATTTCTAATTTTCTGTGGCGCGATGCACAAGGTTGCTGTAAAGAAACATGTGCGGTCTTCCAGCCCAGCAGGAGGCGCAAAGAGCTCAGTTCTTTGTCGAGAAAGCGAAACAAGAACAGAGACATAAGATCATCCAAGCTGAGGGAGAGGCTGAGGCTGCCAAAATGGTATGATGAGCTTCtcctaaatgtatttattggcCAAAGCACCTGCATCTCTCAGTTTACGTAAATGATACATATTGATGTGTGATCTGATCTAATTCACAGTTAGGAGAAGCCGTCACAAAGAACCCTGGATATCTTAGACTGAGAAGAATCAGAGCAGCGCAGAATATTGCCAAAACGGTATGAAGTTGTTATTCACACGTGTTTCAATTGAAttctttgctctttttttttaaggcaACGTATTCATGCTTTTAATAGAGCAGGTGTTCTTCTTGTAAACAGCATCCATCTGAAAAAACGATGTGTGTCTTGCCCATGTACATATTTGATATTCACTAGGAGCTGGCCAAGCTTGGACCGGTCTTACATGGCATGTTTTGGCTTGAAATGTGTCCTTTtggaaaaacataaatgttttgacGTCCTTTCTGGAAGCCCTGATCAGATGAAGGTTGTTTTCCAGGTGGCAGCTTCACAGAACAAGGTCTACCTGAGTGCAGATAGTTTGGTTCTGAATCTACAGGATGATGCTTTTAACAAGTAAGAGATCAGATTTTGCTCGACTGTTGTTTAACTGTTGTATCATTTGATCTTTTCTTTCTTAtaacagatttgttttgcttatacTTTGAATAACATGAAAACGGTGGAGATGATTCTGATAATAGCATAAAATCTTATGTTTGCATTGCAGATTGTCACTCGGAAAGCTGTAACCCTTCAGAATGCAATTTCATTCCAAGTGTTATATTACCAGATGGCTTTTCCTGATTGGGTTAAGAAAGGCCGTGTCATCCAGGGAAGACTTATTAAACATCTAATGGTTTAGTCCTGGTTCCTCAGGCAAATTTTAACCCACAATTTGCTGAGAGTCAAAAGACTGCAGTTTTGTTAATTTTCTGCCTAATGGATGAAGGAAACAATGTACTGAATCATTTGAATTTCGTTGTTGATTGTTATTATAGCTGTAATAGTGTCTATAAGTGaaatttaaaagtgaattttatccacccattcttttaggAGTTATCTTTCAGGATGTCTTTCCTTAAATGTAATGGCCTGTCCAATTGTATGCATGGCACAAAATTGCAGTTTAATAAAACCAACTTTACTATGTGAAATCATTCGAAATTCTTTATTTTACTAAATAGATTAAAACTATAGCGAATATGTGTAgattaacaattaaaaaaattgaattggaATATATTAAACTCGGCAAATTCCTTAAGAGTTTGAAGCCACATGTTGGTCTGTATGATTTTAGCCTGACATACTCTTAAAAGCATTACCCGCCAGTGAGGTGGCATTACCAAACCTCAGTGAGGTGCATGGGCCTATTTGGCCCTCCTacttttatttgcttttcttGAAAAGGGTCAATGAGCAAATCAGATGCACAGTTGAAACTGTTGCCAGACTGCCTACCCAAACACttgtttgttgatgtttttaaaataaggaATTCAAGGACGTTGCACTTCCAAATCTAGCACTTCTATCGTGATGACagattatattcatttattttttaaatacagtttgacCGTCATCATTATAAGATTTTGGCAAGCATACATAAGCTGGAAAAGTCTCAGActgtgtgctgtgcatattTCAATGGATCATCAGAGGATGTATTAAAGCTCTTATGACTCTGCTGTCTCAGTATAATTAGATAAGCTCTTTGTGTACATGTGGGATAGGTCCGTTCTCTAGTGTTTAAAGTTTCCACAAAATCAGAAATGGCCATTCCTATTTTTATGGAATATTGCAGTGCTTATAATAAGTGATTTATTTGTGCAggtcttttaaatatttgtctCCCCTCATAATCTTTATTCAAAATCAGAAACTTCCTCTCCCCCTCATCTCTTCTTTGAATCACATATGTATCGACCCGAGGGCGGGACTACATTAACTGTCCAAGAGCCAGGCTTCCATACtgcagagatgacgtatttttgtatgcaaaccccgGAAGCAAGATTGCATATTAAGACTTCCGGTTTATCAAGTATATGGGTTTTCGGTAAATCTCCTGAAATAAGGTCTATAGTTAACAAAACCTATAAATATTTTCAGGTTTAATCTATGACATTAAACGCATCACTTATAATCCACTTGTGAttctttaatctttttttgtgtcttttaaatTGCAgctgctaacaagttgctaaaagctaCTACTTCCTTTGCGGGGACGTTAGAAATCATTGCgcatataaatctcacaaataatgcatcATGAGCACTGATGTCTAAAATCAGTGTTGGGGATTTATTCACGgagtatttgtttttaaatcaaatttgtcTGAGGATTGGTGGTGGTGATGTGATATCAAGCGACcatagtgtagtctgtttagCTTCGTGTTAGCTTTATACTTCTGGTGATTGTAGGCTGCaaaaattgtgtaaatatgattttctttatagacaaaacatgtaaacatcatgAACATTTGGTAATCACAGATAAAAAAATTGCGATCTCACAAAAGTCTATGTCGGCACTTTCTTCCAGGTTAGCAAAAAAAAGTAAACTGGGCCATTCCATTCTAGAATGTTgttgctagaagggatacagctacggcTGGAAGTGGTGCCAAATCACTCaatataattacaaaaaaatacataacataaCGCCTACTCAAATAcctaccctaaacctaaccttacaataataaaaaaatatgaatgtaccGTGTTAGCGTGACAAAAAATATTCGGTAGTGAAGTCCGCATGCCCTGTGGATGTAGCTGTATCCCAGCAAATCAAAACCAATCCAATAGGAGGATTTCAAGCTATTTTACTCAAGAAACTCTTTGGCTTCACTGCAATGACGACTTTAAACCTAGTAGAAAAGATACAGATTTGTCGCTTATGCGGTTGCTGTTTCCCTACAATTATTAGGGAATGATTTCTTCTTttactgcattttttaaatacagtgaaCCTTACTGCATTCTTTGCTGGGTATGTTTAATTGGAAGGTATGTTTACAAAATTCACCATTATGTTGTCCTTGCAAAATGACCCAACCAGGTGGCATTTGGTGCTCAATAGTGCCTTTCAAAGCTCGAGCTGTGTAGAGCATGTGCTCCATAAAACTACAAATGAACATACTTTTTTGTCAAGACTACACAAAAGTGGTGGCATACAGCCGGGTGGCGGCACACGCGGGTTGCCTCAGATTTAAAGCATGCATTCATCCCCAATGGCTCCCTGTACAAAGTCTCTAAATAATGAAAAGCTCTGTTTAAAGGGGGTTTCTGCTTATTCATAAAAGTGGGCAGGAGGTAGGCGTGTACATACGAAAGAAACATACACAACCCCGAAGCTCTATTCATACAGTAGATGGCCTTACAAGCGCTGTGTGTATGGGGCCTTTCATTCGTTATGCGAGATTggaaatgcagtttttttttcagaatggcaacattttaattgtttattcaTCTTTTAGAGCAACGACACACAGCGTTGAGCAAGAATAGTGACACACCTGCTCTGATAAATTAAGGGCCGTTTCTCATTTCCAAGAACGCAAAGATTGGAGTTGTGTTCTCGCGGAGACTGTTCTTGCGAGGCAGCCTCAAAAGAGCGAACTTGGATGGACGTGCCGCAGTGGcttctgggacttcaagcggGTTCCTTACCTGCGCAAGTCTGCATTCGATGCATCCTAGCCCAGCATTCCATTTCAAAGGgctcatccctatgccctaagATCTTCAAAGGGATTACCCTCTGGACTGAGAGCTTCCAAGGGTTGAAGGGTGTAGGGGACCACCAAACAATTGTTTTTTGAAGTGCCCTTCTGCGTCATCATTGCTTGCCCATAATGAGGCGCGGTCGCCACTCAAAGAATCTGCGCAAAGATTAATGGCTCTCAATGTCCATCAGTTGTACCCTTCGAAATCCTTCATTCCAAAGGGCCCTTTGAAGTGGCCAGTTCCATGATTGTTTTCACTCCGGAGGTTCCTTTGGAGAGCGATATATCGCATTGGGAATGCACCGTTTATATCAAGAGACAAGAACACATCTAGGTACCTTCATGCGTTCTCTGTTCTTttgttcttgagtattggaacTGGACTTTGACGGTTATTGATAATTTAGAGCGAGAACACGAGGATACAAGACCGATGAAGAACACATATTGAGAAACGGCCTGAATATTAATTTTGGGGAATGTGCTGTCTGCGGCTGTGCATTTTTAGCACTGCGTGTTGGTACCCTCCCTTCCATATACCCACGctgcaaaaaaaagaagacaatCCCATTGCTCAGTTGGTGTGTCTCCATGGTAACGTTGACCTCATGCTGTGACAGGCAATCTGGACAGGTTGCTATAGCGATTTGCTGACATCAAACCTGAGCTCCAGTTGCCATGGCACCACACCTTCTGGCTCAGCAGCTATTTCTGTGTGATGTATAGAGCCAACAGGCAGCAGAGTTACAATGTCCCATTTTCATTCGCTTGgcgtacatttctttgttctagtGCTGTCTTTGAAAAAGCtgatttttattcacaaataatCCTTTTTTAATTCAGCTGCTTTCTAATAGTGCAATCTTAGAATCTTAGTACAGAAAGACCAAAAAATCTCTATACATTTAGGTACCCTTtgtgaaacatttataaatgtgttcatgaatgcttaataagtcatttacaaatgcattataaagcagttataactgcatgaataaaaagggggattctaaggaatacctgccaaatagtaTATACAggtataagaaaaacaacataacaccctACAGTGTCTGattgcaaacaacatcaagatgATAGTGAATCTGTGTTCCagtcaaataaatatgaataaatacatttattgagcatttataacatgtgagttGAAAGTGGCTCACTATTTGTCTGGTATTACGTTTGAAtccctctttttattcatgcagttataatTGCTTCATAATGCGTTTGTAAACGACTTATTtctcattaatgaacacatttataaatgctttatgaagggtaccttaatgtaaagtgttcccAAAAATCTCCTGATAAGTGATTGATTTAAACGAGGTTAACATTTGTTAATGAAGCACTGCTTTCAAGGACAAATGTCACATTTTGAACTATGCATATTTAATCTAAAGATGGCGCACTTTGTCAACTAATCCCCCTAGTGCTGTTTAACTGAATGAAGACAAATCAGTTTTCATTCcaaacaaaatactttaaatgtgTCTATGATCGTGCTTTTACTCTAATAATTGCAGTTGCATCGTATCGCACACTGAATTACGTGAAGCTTGTACATTTGTAGACAAGAATTCAAATATGCTGGCGTACGCGCCtgactgatgtgtgtgtgcttccATTTTTGGAACAGATCCTGGGTGCCGCCCATGTTTGTTTGGTGTCTGGTGGCTCATTAAAGGCTTGTGAAGGTCCCTCATGACAAAGAGGTTGGGTACTGCAAAGGCCCCTCACCCATCTTCATTATGGGTGATAAATGTGAACAAGGGCCCCCTCCCCTCCTCTCACTTTCAAGCTCTCCCCCCTCCAACATCACTTTGTTCCTCCCGCCTTCAATTATTGTGCGTACTCACCAGAAAACCCCATTCTCTGATACACTtgcaatttatttgtatttatagaaTTATACACAAATCCATTGTCCTTTCATGACCCCCAGTCATTTTAAGCCTCGTTCGGAAATGCCACACAAAgataaatttataaataaacccATTTCTCCTTCTCTGTAGCCATTAAACAGTGACTTTGGGGGATTGTGTCCTAGTTTGACGTATGTCATGTGGAAGACTTGCATACTTCATCTGAATTTGAGCGCTTCTGTTTAATGCTGTTCAATGCTGATGAACACAAATCAGTCAAGAGCTCTTCATGGAAGGAAAGCCTGAAACAAGGCGTTCACAGTTTGCTGTGTGAGAAGTTGTTTCCATACACAATGTCTCTGACCAatgtttttggttgaagtatgTGGTTCATTCCAGCAAGTAGCAGCTAAATATTACACATACAACACAACACTTGTAAAGCAATAATGTACAACCttttaaatgtgtgcatttaTTAAGGCTCCAAATGTAATACACAAAAGTCCTCGACCTGCCTCAAGAGTTTCACCTATGTGGAATAATTCTTTCATGTATTATCTTGGAGAGTTTCCTGTTTTTATGTGGTCTGTCTACCTGTGGTGAGAGTGAGGAAGTGTGCCTCAGGTGAACCGCACCATAGCCGGTATATTTTCACCCATGTCGCTTCATTTTCAACCCTTTCCCTCTTACGGCCACCTTTATTGTTCCCAAGTTACTTGCAACCCCACTTTAAATGAACTCGCAACTTAATCTTTATTTCAGTCcttgcttaaaaaaaaatctgcaactGTCGTCCATAAACTTTAGGTGGCAGGCCACTttatcatttaaacaaaaattctAGGCCACCAATATTcttaaaactattattttgtCCTAAGtagtttacattacattactgtaTGCTACATATAGCATGTCTTGAAATGGAGTTttgttcttaaaggaacagttcacgtGAAAATGAATTCATCACTTAATCCTGATCTCGTTcgaaacctttatgactttctctcctctgcaaaacacaaacggAGATATTTGGTTGGTATTGGCGGtaccaaacaacaatggcccGTCgcccactgtatggacacaaaaccactcataCATTTCTCAGagtatcttcctttgtgtcaAGAAAGTGtgatatgcaagttttgaatGACTTACAGTaggagtgaataaatgatgccacagtttttatttttggatgaaatatccctttcataaaaaatgtaatgctaaTTTTAACCCCACACAGACCAACAGTTCACATCCTACTGATCTACAgaacctgttttgtttttaactgttACATATTTCCTcgtcatttcaatggctttgaATCACCATTTTTAGACATAATGACACTCCAGTTATAAAAATAATCCACTCTGAGCATTCTTTTTTATAGATTATACATGTGACTTGGGTGGAGTGTTTTTCATTGttcaatatttacaaatgaaaggAAACTAATTGAAGGTGGGTGTCAGGACATGTATGTTGTGATGTGAGCCagtctgtgtgtttctctccatGAGGATTGGGTCAGcttatgtgttttttatacCATATTTAAAGCATCACACTAGTGTGGTCATAAATCATGCTGCTTGGAGGAGGTGCCGGTCTCTCTTAGCATTGGTCCTAACATGCCCGCAGTTATCAGCAGAGCTCATTCTTGCACTTATCCACTGGTGTTATAATGGCCTTGTACGGGTTTTAGTTTAGGTGTTCTAATATCTCTCAGTCAGTGAGAAAAAACTGCAAGGTCTTCTGTCATCTGTCTTCTGTCCCTAAGagacttctcaaaatatcttctgttgtgttctgcagaagaaagaaagtcatacaggtttaatgATCATGAagacttttaatttttggatgaactattcctttaataaaccACAATTGTCATTATTATATTCATGTCAGATGTTTCtccaaagtgatgcattttccCCATGAAAGCGACATGCATAACAAATTATTCAACTGAATAAGGGATTCATGAATGCAATCTGCAGTCTTCTGTATCTTCAAAAATCCATAAATATAGAATATGTCAAATCAAAAACTCTTTGAATctaacagaaagaaaaaaatccagGCAGACACTAGCTATTCAAGAGTCGCCTAGTTGTGACACTTTGAACAAACAGGCTGTTTCAACTTTACAAGTGGCATTTATTGTTTCTGGTTCTTCAGCTATCAGTGAAATCATTCTTTGGCCTTGTAAATATTCTCATTCTTCCCTCCTTTTTCCCACTCACATTGCAAATGCTAGACATTTTGCACACTGCAACCTTTCTGTCGGTGaacatgaatatttatttgttgtttgcaTTTGCTCTCTCCGCGTCCTCCCTTGCTCTCCCACTGTCTGTCAAATGTCCCGTTTTGTGCTATTTGGCTTTTAAATCTTCTCTGTTATACCTTTTACATTGTCTGGGTTCATATTAACAATATTATAGTctctgtgcaaaaaaaatcctttagttagtatatatcattattttaaattttgacaTATGAAGgctaattttcttttaaattacttatGTTATTTTTAGGAAATTTTTAAGATTTCACCTGTGTGGTAATAGTTATCTTAAGTCATGCTctggaaaatgaaatgcaaGTGCTTTCATTGGCTGAGAGAAACCTAACTGTTCAGGTTTAATTGTCTATACGTGCTTTCAGCGAGTCGTCCACATACAGGTTCTAAAGTCCTAGTTAAACTTTAATATAATTTGGGACACCTCAAGTCTtgcacactttttttaaagaggctatTTTTCCATCTTCAATTTGGCTTATACCCGGTACTGGAATTCTGTAGGGGAATTTCCACATGCTCTGTGCTTTACCTCGGTTGCCCGAGAAAGTGTGGCAGCGCAGACAGACATCTTTAGCCATAACAAAGTTATagtataataattttaatggGGTAATGTGAGGTTGGACAGGCCGTATGATGTATTGGATGAACGGTGTAGTGAAAAGTGCACTGCAAGCCCAAGTTTTTAGGGATCTTCTAATCACTATCCATTGTGCGAAAAGGAAACCTGATCCTATGAACCATACAGTCACTCATAGAGAGTGCAGCAGTGCCTCCAGGCAAATAGTATGCCCAAGATAAAGCTAGTGTAGCTTGTGTTGATGAATTGCTGTTGTAATGAATGGAGTATGTGGTTTTCAATGTAACGCCTcgtaccatatttggaacatcaggtttggaacatgcaattttatgtgtctcaAACATGCaagggcaacttataacacaccaaagacacagaaaaacagttattcgtgccatatgacccctttaatactattcttttgtttttggaaTTTCAAGTCATGACTCAGTAGATGTAATAACTATGGTTAAAAATTCGATTTTTGgatataaatgaacattaatgaTCATATTTCTGCTCTAGAAAGCCTCTTTTATTACTAATGCTCTCTTTTTGCCCTGcagcattctctctctctttgtaaCAGCTGTATGTAGCTTTCTGCATTCAATGCCGCCGAACATTCGGCTTTTAAATGAATCTTTTGACTAGATTATTGAGACTCATTCCACATTGGTCTGCTGTCATTATCCCTTTGAGTGAATCCTAAACAGTGGCCTGACTTTTTTCATTGACTTCTCAAATAGCTTCCAAAATCTGGTTGACAACATTGTTTTCGGTTCACAACAACGACAGCCTGGACCCACGTTACAGGACACGATCCAACCAATATGCCTAAATAGCCTTCCCTCTTGAAACCAGAAAGGCATTATGTGGATGTAACTAACATTATGTGGTAACTTTCCAAACAGTTCAAACTGAAGACTCAAGACACACctttacaaattaataattgATTCAACCGTTTATAAAACCAAGAAACTAATCTGTAAATCTAACCACACCTTCTAACCAAACCCAACTCTTCCCTGTATAAATACCATTTTCCCATTTCAACATTTTGTCTTAGTaatggaaaatgttttgctatTCGCCGGCATTACTGTCATCATAAAATATGCACTTTGTAGGTAGACCTGGTCGTAATGTGTCCTAGGAATGTAAATGTTCTATTTATccatatatattatgttaatataaaaCCCCGACTGTGATTTTCCTAAGTTTAAGTAAATCTCCAGGTGAAAGTTTTTCAGATGGAGTGACTACacctttaaataacatttaaatcattacaTCATTTAGAAATGCGTCCATTATATTTAAAGAGAATGGAGGAATTTGCTAGTCAATAAACACAACCTCACATTCTTTATTAACCAACACAGGTGTAGACTTTAGTCTAGACAGGGGTTTAATCgtacatgcattttaaacagagagagaaaaaacaaaagtacaaaataatCAAGCCAGAACTAAATGTAAAATTGGCCATAGATGGTTTAACAATATAAATAGGTCTCATCACCTTAAGAATGAGAGACAGATGTTAACCACATCTTTTTATTGTAATCCTAATTTCAAAGACCACATGTCAAGTTTAAACTTGCAAAAAAATCGTATGATTAAACTTTTGGACTTTTGGCTTACATGTCCAATGACAATCTAAAAGGTGAATCCCATTAGGAACCACTGATTAAAAAGGttcttattcttttattttattgcaatacAGTACAGGCAACACTGCTTAGATAGGCATGGATGACACACAAAAGCAATGTTAGTGATTAGGCTAATCTAAGGTTGtttaaagaatgtgtgtgtaaatatgtgacacagttattgttttcttaaaaatgtcatttgaacATGAGAAAATATCATTTGCATTGTTGGTGCCAGTCAGATCTGTTATAGTGAGAGAAGCTTTTGTGTCCAAGTTGTTACTGTCACAGTTTGACTTTGTTGAACTATCCAGTTCCTCTTGTTTAACTGGTACTTATGTCTCTGCTCATCTCTGCTTGTACAGGCTGAAGTAAAATGCTTTTATCTACATTTATCGGCCTTCTGACTCAAGGCTGTTTTAATTGTAGGATGCTTCTGTATACTAAAATCTGTGCGTCAGAGTGATACCAAACTCTCTTTATTCTTTAAACTGTCAGTCTTTTGATAATAATAGTCAGGAAAATAGATGTTGTTGGGAATCTGTGATATGAATCTTGTTAAATCTTCAGACTTTTTGGACATGGAGTTTATGATAATGAGAAAGTGCAACAAGAGACA
This DNA window, taken from Triplophysa dalaica isolate WHDGS20190420 chromosome 6, ASM1584641v1, whole genome shotgun sequence, encodes the following:
- the phb2b gene encoding prohibitin-2b — its product is MANKEPTKLLQILRDLAGRMSSGSRGAGLGLKFLIGAGALAYGVKEATYTVEGGERAIIFNRIGGMQMDTVLSEGLHFRIPWFQYPIIYDIRARPRKISSLTGSKDLQMVNIALRVLSRPVASNLPILYQHLGKDYDERVLPSIVNEVLKSVVAKFNASQLITQRAQVSLLIRRELFERAKDFNIILDDVAITELSFSREYTAAVEAKQVAQQEAQRAQFFVEKAKQEQRHKIIQAEGEAEAAKMLGEAVTKNPGYLRLRRIRAAQNIAKTVAASQNKVYLSADSLVLNLQDDAFNKLSLGKL